The segment GCCATCGTCGTGCTCGTTGCGTTCACGCCCGACGAAACGCTGACGCTGCCGGCGCACGGTCTCTCGCTGCGCTGGTTCCGCGCGATTCTCGACTATCCCGACTTCGTCACCGCATTCGGCAACAGCGTGAAGCTCGCGTTCGCTTCGGCCACGCTGTCGCTCGCGATCGCGCTGCCTGCCGGTCTCGCGATCGGCCGCGCGACGTTTCCGGGCCGCGCATTCCTGAACGCGCTGCTGCTCTCGCCGCTCGTGATTCCGGGCCTCGTGCTCGGCATCGCGCTGTTGCGCTTCTTCGCCCTGATCGGCGCAACCGGCTCGTTTTCGTGGCTCGTGCTCGCACACATGATCATCATCACGCCGTTCGTCATGCGGCTCGTGCTTGCATCCGTCACCGGCCTCGATCGCAGTGTCGAGCAGGCCGCATGCTCGCTCGGCGCAGATGCGTGGACCACGTTTCGCCGCGTCACGCTGCCGATGATTCTGCCCGGCATCACGGGCGGCTGGCTGCTCGCATTCATCAACAGCTTCGACGAGTTGACGATGTCGATTTTCATCACGTCGCCGCAGACGGTCACGCTGCCCGTGCGCATGTACATGTATGCGACCGAGTCGATCGATCCGATGATGGCGTCGGT is part of the Trinickia caryophylli genome and harbors:
- a CDS encoding ABC transporter permease, with product MRKNGPFALAFHTLVMLFVLAPLAIVVLVAFTPDETLTLPAHGLSLRWFRAILDYPDFVTAFGNSVKLAFASATLSLAIALPAGLAIGRATFPGRAFLNALLLSPLVIPGLVLGIALLRFFALIGATGSFSWLVLAHMIIITPFVMRLVLASVTGLDRSVEQAACSLGADAWTTFRRVTLPMILPGITGGWLLAFINSFDELTMSIFITSPQTVTLPVRMYMYATESIDPMMASVSALVIFITAGAMLLLDRVYGLNRILIGQH